The following is a genomic window from Micromonospora cathayae.
CTTCTACCAGCACCGGGGGGTGGACCCGAAGGGCGTGGCGCGGGCGTTCGTCGCCAACTCCACCTCCGGCGGGGTCTCCCAGGGCGCGTCGACGATCACCATGCAGTACGTCCGGATGGCCCTGCGGGACAGCGCCACCACCCCGCAGGAGGTACAGGACGCGACCGCCCAGACCAGCCTCCGCAAGATCCGGGAGATGCGGCTGGCGCTGGACGTGGAGAAGGAGATGTCGAAGGAGGACATCCTCGAGCGGTACCTCAACTCGGCGTACTTCGGGCACCGGGCGTACGGCATCTACGCCGCCGCGCAGATCTTCTTCTCCAAGAAGCCCAAGGAACTGACCCCGGTCGAGTCGGCCACCCTCGCCGGCCTGGTCAAGTCCCCCTCCGAGTACGACCCGGTCACCTCCGACCAGAAGGACGCCGTCGGGCGGCGCAACTACGTGCTGGAGCGGATGGGCCAGCTCGGCTACCTGTCGCCCGACGAGGCCACCCGCCTGCGCACCGAGCCGCTCCGGATCGACCAGAGCGACCCGCGCAACGACTGCGCCTCGATCCCCGACAAGTACAACACCCTCGGCTTCGCCTGCGACTACCTGAAGAACTGGTGGAGTTCCCAGCCCGCGTTCGGGGAGAACCGGCTGGAACGGATCGACAAGCTGCGCCGGGGCGGCTACCGGATCGTGCTCAGCATCGACCCGAAGATCCAGGAGGCGGCGGAAAAGAACGTGGGGGCCAAGGACGGCACCGGCAGCCCGTTCGCCAACGGGGTGGTCGTCTCCGAGCCGGGCACCGGACGGGTGAAGGCGATGGCGGTCAACCGGAAGTACTCCCTGGACACCGACGACAACCCGTCGACCTCCAACCCCGAGGCCGACCCGAAGATGAAGGCCAACTACCCGAACACGGTCGCGCCGCTGCTCGGCGGCGGCAGCCTGGCCGGCTACCAGGCCGGGTCGACGTTCAAGATGTTCCCCATGCTGGCCGCGCTGGACGCCGGCATGCCGCTGTCCACCTCGTTCAACGCCCCGCACAAGTACCGGTCCGAGGTCTACGACGGCTGGTCGCCGTCGAACGCCAGCGGGGCGATGAGCGGTACGCAGACCATGTGGTCCGGGTTCGGCAAGTCGGTCAACACGTACTTCGTGTGGCTGGAGGAGAAGGTCGGCGCAGACCGGGCGGTCCGGCTGGCCGAGCAGCTCGGGCTGCGCTGGCGCACCGACGTGGACCGGGCGCAGGCGTCACCGGAGAAGGCGAAGAAGTGGGGCGCGTTCACCCTCGGCGTCTCCGACGCGACGCCGCTGGAGCTGGCGAACGCGTACGCGGCGATCGCCGCCGACGGCCGGTACTGCGAGGCGATCCCGGTGTTGTCGATCACCACGCGGGACGGTACCCCGGCCACCTACCGGACCCCGTCCGGCCTGGAACGGGAGGTCGCCAAGCCGCGCTGCCGGCAGGTGGTCAGCGCCGACGCGGCCCGGGCGGCCACCGACGCGGCCCGCTGCCCGACCGGCGACACCCCGGCACGCGGCAGTTGCGGCGGCTGGTCGACCGCCGACAGCGTCCGCGGCACGGTCGGCCGCCCGGTGGCCGGCAAGACGGGTACCACCGACAGCACCCGGGCGGCCTGGTTCGTCGGGTACACCCCGGAGCTGGCGGCGGCGAGCTTCATCGCCGACCCGGACAATCCGTTCAACGCGGTCGGTGACGGTCAGTCCCAGACCCCGATCGCCGCAGTCGCGAACACCCTCAAGGACGCCCTCAAGGACGCCCCGAAACGCGACTTCACCCCACCCTCCGACCACCTGGTCGGCTAACCCCACCCGGTGCCGCCCGGCCCCACCCGGCCCGCCCCGCCCCGCCCCGCCCCGCCCGAGTTGACCATGAAGTTATTGCCACCTGTACGGCGTGTCGCAGGCAACAACTTCATGATCAACGCATCGGGTGGGTGGGGAGGGGGCAGGGGGTGGGGGGCAGGGGTCAGTGGAGGTCGGCGGCTACGAAAGACCAGAGTTCCAGGTCGGTACGGTTGCCCCGGACGTAACCGGCGTTGCGGAGCAGACCCTCGTAGCTGAAACCGGCCTTCTCGGCCACCCGTCGGGACGCCACGTTGCCCGGGGCCACCCGCAGCTCGACCCGCTGGAACCCGTGCTCCATGATCAGCACGATCGCCAGGGCGAGAACCGACTCGGCGGCCAGCCCGAACCCGCGCGCCTCCGGTGCCAGCGCGTACGAGACCTCGGTGAGCCGGGCACCCCAGTCGGTCCGTTTCGTCCAGAGGCAGCCGACCACCCGGGCGTCCTCCCGGCGCACCACCGCGAAGTGGTCGCCGTCTCCGCTGTCGCGTCGCTGCCGGGCCAGGTCGGTGCACCAGGCCAGCCCGTCGATCTGCCCCGAGTCGTCAGCCAGCGGAAGCCAACGCTGGGTCAACCGGTCACCGAAGATCACCGAGACCGCCTCGGCGTCCGGCGGGGCGTGCCGGCGTACCTCGGTGCGCGGGGTGGAGACGGTCAGCTCCGGGAAGCGGCGTACCGCCACCTGACCGATCACGCCGGAACCTCCGGTCCGAGGTCGGAGCGGGCCGCCCCGCCGGTCCCCGGACCGGCCGGTGCCGGAACAGCGATGGCCGCCGGACCTGCCACAGCCGGAGCAGAACCGGCCGCCTCGGCCGGGCCCGCCGACACCTCCGGCCCGACCGGACCCGGATCAGCCGACACAGCCTGACCCGGACCGTTCGGAGTGGCCGGGACCGGAGTAGCCGGAGCCGGGGGTGGCGATGCCGGCGCAGCCGTACCGGCCGCTGCCGGGCCGGCGGAGGCGGAGGCGGGAGCGACGAACCCAGGAGCGGCAGCGGACCGAGGAGCGGAAGCGGAGGCAGAGGCGGCGGGAGCAGCGGGAGCGGAGGCAGGGGCGGCGGGAGCGGCGGGGAGGGCGGCGGCGCGGACCAGGCGGGCGGCGATCTCCGGTACGCCGGCCCAGTGCAGGGTGAGCTGGGAGGCGTACCCGCCCCGCCAGACGAAGCCCTCGGGCGCGCCGCCCGGCCAGCGCCACGCCGGCTGTTCGCCGGCCCGGGGCGTGAGGACCGCGCTGTGGTGTTTGTAGCCGATCCGGACCGCGCCCCGGGGTGCCACCGGACTGTCCGTGCAGGCGGTCGCCTCCCGGTAGCCGATCACCACCCCGTCCCGGCGTACCCCGGTCGCGTCGAGCACCCCGCACATCGGCAGGCCGTCCAGCTCCCGGGCCAGCCAGAGCAGGCCACTCCCCTCGGCCACCACCGGACGGCCCGCGCGGACCAGCTCCGCGACCGCGTCGCGGAGCCGCCGGTTGGCGGAGAGCTGCTCCGCGTACGCCTCGGGCAGCCCGCCCCCGACGACCAGCGCGACCGTTCCCGCCGGCAGGGCCTCGTCGCGCAGCGGGTCGACGTGTACCACCTCGGCCCCGGCGGCGACGAGCAGCTCGCCGGTCTCCGGGTACCCGTAGCTGCCGACCGTGGTGCCGGCGAGCGCGACCACCGGACGGCCGGCGACGGTCCCCCCAGCCGGCCGGGGTGTCCACGGCTCGACGGTCATCGGTGGCGCGGTACGGGCCAGCCGGAGCAGCGCGTCGAGGTCGACCGCGCCGGCCACCCCCTCGGCGAGCCGCCGGACCGCGCGGCCCACCTCCGGGTCGCCGGTCAGCGCCGGCACCGCCCCGTACCGGCGGGACGGGAACATCGGCGGCAGGTCCCGACGGCGCAGCGACCCGAAGACCGGTACGCCGATGTCGTCCAGTGCCTCCCGCAGCAACTCCTCGTGCCGGGGCGAGGCGACCCGGTTCAGGATCACCCCGCCCAGCCAGAGCAACTCGTCGTACGAGCGGAAGCCGTGCACCAGGGCGGCCACCGACTGCCCCATCGCCGAGACGTCCACCACCAGCACCACCGGGCTGCGCAGCGCGGTGGCGACCGCAGCCGTGGACTCGACCTCGGACGGGCCGGCGACGCTGTCGTACAGCCCCATGGTGCCCTGTACCAGGGAGAGCCCCGCGCCGGCGGCCCCGTACGCGAACAGCGGCGCGATCCGTTCCGGCCCGACCAGCCGGGGATCCAGGTTGCGTCCGGGACGCCCGGCCGCAGCCGCCCCGAGGTACGCGGCGTCGACCTGGTCCGGGCCGACCTTGAAGCCGGCGACGTCCAGGCCCCGCTCGCGGAACGCGGCCAGCAGGCCGATCGAGACGGCGTTCTTGCCGTGTCCGGACGAGGGCGCGGCGACCACGAGACGCGGTAAGGCGCTCATCATCGACTCCTCGGTAGCGGCGGGGGGCGCGGCGGCGGCGAGCGCACCGGGCAGGTGCGGACGCGGACCCGGCGGGTCGTCCGCGTGACGATACCCAACGGGCCGCCCGAATCGCGGTAACCGACCCGCCACGCACCGACAGTGATTCGGCCCGGCGGCGATCACCCCCGGGCGCGGCCCCGGGCCGCCGACCCGGCCGCCCGCCCTCGCCGCCACGACGACCGGCATCCCGGCCTCCGCCCCGGCCGCCGGCCCGGCCGTCACGACGACCGCCAGCATGACCGCCGACCCGGCCGTCACGTCGACCGCCAGCACGACCGCCGCCTTCAGCCGCCACGACGACCGGCGATGCGGCATGTCGGGGATGCCGGGGCCTACCGGAAGGCGCCGGTCACCGACGGTCCGGGGCAGTGGCGTCGGTCATACGAGTAGCCTCGGGGCGTGTACCGGTTCCTCCTGACGCCACGCTGGCTGGGCTATCTCGTCCTGGCGCTGGTCGCCGCCGCGGTGATGGTGCAGCTCGGCAACTGGCAGCTAGACCGCTACCGGGGGCGTTCGGCGATCAACGAGCGCATCGACGCCACCGCCCGGATGACGCCGGTGCCGCTGCGGGACACCCTCGCCGCTCCGACCGGCGCGGCCGGGACGACGGGGACCGCCCCGGCGGACGGGACCGTCTGGACCCGGGTCACCGTCACCGGCCGGTACGATGCGGCGAACTCGATCTGGATCCGGGGCCGCGCGGTCGACCGTCAGGTCGGGTTCGAGCTGGTCACCCCGTTGCTCCTCACCGACGGCACGGCGATCCTGGTGGACCGGGGCTGGGTGCCGCCGGTGGCCTCCGGGGACGCGACCGTCCGGCCGGAGTTGCCGCCCACGCCTGCCGGCGAGGTCACCGTGGTCGGCCGGGTACGGCTGAGCGAGAGCGGCGCGGTCGCCCCGGACCGCCGGGACGGCCGGCTGGAGATGCGCCGCATCGGCGTACCGCAGCTCGCCCGGGAGCTGCCCTACCCGCTGTACGGGGCGTACCTGTTGCTGGACGAGCAGAACCCGGCCGCCGATCCGGTCTTCCAGTCGGTGCCGGTGCGGCACGAGAACAACTGGCAGAACTTCGGCTACGTGGTGCAGTGGTGGATCTTCGCGGGGATGACGCTGGTCGCGTACGGCTGGGTGGCCCGGCGGGAGGCGCACCGGCTCGCCGGCATCCGTCGTCCGTCCGGTGACCGGGCCGACACCGACGACCAGCCGGGCACCGACGGGGACGGACCGGGCGGCGGTGACCGGGCCGGGGTGCCGGCCGGGAGTACGCCGGTCTGAGCCGGCCCCCGGTCAGCCGGGAGCGTACCCGGGGTGCAGGGCCCGGACGGCGTCGATGGTGTCCGCCTCGGCGGCGCTCTTGTCGTCGCGGTAACGCAGCACCCGGGCGAACCGCAGCGCCACCCCGCCCGGGTAGCGCGGACTCGTCTGCACCCCGTCGAAGGCGATCTCCACGACCTGCTCGGGACGGACCCGCACCACGTGCTCGCCCCGCTCCACGGCCAGCGAGAGGAACCGTTCGGTCTGCCAGCGCAGCAGCTCGTCGGTCAGCCCCTTGAACGTCTTGCCGAGCATCACGAACCCGCCGGTTGCCGGGTCGCGGGCACCGAGATGCAGGTTGGACAGCCAGCCCCGGCGACGGCCACTGCCCCACTCGGCGGCCAGCACGACCAGGTCGAGGGTGTGCCGGGGCTTCACCTTCACCCAGGCCGCACCGCGCCGGCCGGCGTCGTACGTCGCGTCCGGCGCCTTCACCACCACGCCCTCCTGGCCGGCGGCAAGCGCGGCGGTGAACGCCTCGGTCGCCGCGTCGGGGTCCTCGACCTCCACCCGGCCGACCAGCAGGCCGGCGTCGACCGTACCGGCGAGCGCGGCCCAGCGTTCCCGGCCGGGCGCGTCGATCAGATCCTCCCCGTCGAGGTGCAGCAGGTCGAAGAAGTACGGGGTCAGCACGGTCGCGCTGGTCGACGCGGCGGCGGCCAGCACGGCCGGGGCGACCGTGGAGCGGCCGGTGGTGCCCGCCGTGGCACGTCGGGCGGCCCGGCTCGACGTCTCCTGGAAGGGCAACGGCCGGCCGGTGGCGTCCAGGCCGATCGCCTCTCCGTCGAGGACCAGCTCGCGGGCGGGCAGGGCGCGCACGGCGGCCACCACCTCGGGCACCCGGGCGGTGATGTCGTCGAGGCTGCGGGTGAACACGGCGATGTCGGAGCCGGAACGGTGCACCTGGATGCGGATGCCGTCGAGTTTGACGTCGACGACGGCGGGGGTGCCGGTGGCGACGAGCGCCTCGCCCACCGTCGGCGCGCTCTGGGCCAGCATCGGGGCGAGCGGACGCCCCACCCGCAGCCCGAACCCGGCCAGCGCGGCGGCTCCCCCGTCGAGCGCCGCGACCGCCACCGCACGCAGGTCACCGGCGACCAGCAGGGCCCGGCGGACGGCGGACAGCGGCACGTCGGCCGCCCGGGCGACCGCGTCGGCCAGCAACCCGGCCTGGGCGCCCTGCCGCAGTTCGCCGCTGAACAGCCCGACCAGCATGCGCTGCTCGGCGGCGGTGGCTGCGGCGAACAGCGCGCCGACCAGCGCCCGGCGGCGGGCCTGGGAGCCCGGACCGTGCACGGCGGCGATCTCGTCGATGGCCGCGTCGACGCCGGCCACGGTCAGCGTCGGCTCGGCCGCCGGTGGTGGCAGCTCGCGCAGGCTGGCCCAGCCGACACCGGTCTGCCGCTGACGCAGCTCACCGGCGAGCCAGCCCGCACCGGCGGGCACCTCGACCGGGTCGAGCGCGCGTAACGCCTCCGCGAGCAGCTCCACCTTGGCCCGCCGGCCGCTGGTGGCGCTGACCGCGGCGGAGGTGGCCGCCAGGTCGAGGAACCGCACGTCTTCATCCTGCCAGCCACCTCCGACAACGTCGGTGCTCCCGACGAGAACCGGAGCCGGCGAGCCGGCGCACGCCGTAGCCGGGACACCGGAGACGGAGACCCCGACCGACGCACACCACAGCCGGCGCACACCGGAGACGGACGCTCCAACCGACGCACACCGGAGAAGGCGGACACCACAGCCGACGCAGGCCGCAGCCGGCGTAGGCGGGCAGCGGCTCAGGCCGAGACCGGCTCCTCGATGCGCAGGCCCCGGTCGCGGACCTGGGCGGCGACCCGGGCCAGCGACGCGTCGAGAGCGACCAGGGCGGTGGAGAGTTCACCGAGCCGCTCGCGCAGCGTCTCCTCGGGCCAGGCGGAGACGTCGACGTCCCCCAGCGCGCTGACGGCGGCTGTCAGCCGCACCATCACCTCGTTCGTACTCATGTTCGAAAGGCTAGCGTACGACCTACCCTGACGTGCGGTGATCCCGGAAATCGGGCGGCGTGTCCGGTCGGGGTCGGGACTCGCCGCCCGACCGGTCAGTGTCCGGTGCCCGCCTCGGCCACCCGGGCCAGCAGCAACGTCTCGGCCAGGCAGACCCGGGCGAACTCGCCGAGGTGCAGGCTCTCGTTCGGCCCGTGGGCCCGCGCGTGCGGGTCCTCGACCCCGGTCACCAGGATCACCGCCTGCGGGAACATCTCCTGGAAGGTGGCGATGAACGGGATCGAGCCGCCGACGCCGATCTCCACCGGCTCGGTGCCGTCCCAGGCGGTACGGAAGGCCGAACGTGCCGCGTCGACCAACGGCCCGGACAGGTCGATCACGCAGGGGTCGCCGTCGTGCTCGAAGGTGACGGACACCTGCGCGCCCCAGGGGGCGTGCCGCTCCAGGTGCGCCTGAACGGCGGCGTACGCGCGCTTGCGGTCGTCGCCCGGCGCCAGCCGTACGCTGATCTTGGCCTTGGCTGCCGGGACCAGCGCGTTCGGGGCCTCGGCGGTGGCCGGGGCGTCGATGCCGAGCACCGCCAGGGCGGGCTTGCGCCAGAGCCGGTCGGTGATCTGGCCGGTGCCGAGCAACGACACCCCGTCGAGCAGGCCGGCCTCGGCGCGGAACCGGTCCTGCGGATACTCGACGGCGGCCGGGCCGGCGTCGGTGAGCCCGTCGACCGCGACGTTCCCCGCGTCGTCGTGCAGGGTGGACAGCAGCCGGGCCAGGGTGGTCAGCGCGTCCGGCACGGGACCGCCGAACATGCCGCTGTGGATGGCGTGGTCCAGGGTGCGGACCTCGACGAAGAAGTTGACGACGCCGCGCAGCGAGGTGGTCAGCGCCGGCACGCCGATGTCCCAGTTGACCGAGTCGGCGATGACGATAACGTCGGCGGCGAGGGCGTCCCGGTGCTCGGCGAGCAGCCGTTC
Proteins encoded in this region:
- a CDS encoding cobyrinate a,c-diamide synthase, with the translated sequence MSALPRLVVAAPSSGHGKNAVSIGLLAAFRERGLDVAGFKVGPDQVDAAYLGAAAAGRPGRNLDPRLVGPERIAPLFAYGAAGAGLSLVQGTMGLYDSVAGPSEVESTAAVATALRSPVVLVVDVSAMGQSVAALVHGFRSYDELLWLGGVILNRVASPRHEELLREALDDIGVPVFGSLRRRDLPPMFPSRRYGAVPALTGDPEVGRAVRRLAEGVAGAVDLDALLRLARTAPPMTVEPWTPRPAGGTVAGRPVVALAGTTVGSYGYPETGELLVAAGAEVVHVDPLRDEALPAGTVALVVGGGLPEAYAEQLSANRRLRDAVAELVRAGRPVVAEGSGLLWLARELDGLPMCGVLDATGVRRDGVVIGYREATACTDSPVAPRGAVRIGYKHHSAVLTPRAGEQPAWRWPGGAPEGFVWRGGYASQLTLHWAGVPEIAARLVRAAALPAAPAAPASAPAAPAASASASAPRSAAAPGFVAPASASAGPAAAGTAAPASPPPAPATPVPATPNGPGQAVSADPGPVGPEVSAGPAEAAGSAPAVAGPAAIAVPAPAGPGTGGAARSDLGPEVPA
- a CDS encoding dipeptidase → MTSPTITESELRAAVARELPGVRADLERLVRIPGIAFEGFDHTQVERSAEAVAELLRGCSLDVRIVRSGGQPAVIGTRPAPPGAPTVLLYAHHDVQPVGDRSLWESEPFEAVERDGRLYGRGAADDKAGIMAHVAALRAFGDALPVGVVIFVEGEEEYGSDSLERLLAEHRDALAADVIVIADSVNWDIGVPALTTSLRGVVNFFVEVRTLDHAIHSGMFGGPVPDALTTLARLLSTLHDDAGNVAVDGLTDAGPAAVEYPQDRFRAEAGLLDGVSLLGTGQITDRLWRKPALAVLGIDAPATAEAPNALVPAAKAKISVRLAPGDDRKRAYAAVQAHLERHAPWGAQVSVTFEHDGDPCVIDLSGPLVDAARSAFRTAWDGTEPVEIGVGGSIPFIATFQEMFPQAVILVTGVEDPHARAHGPNESLHLGEFARVCLAETLLLARVAEAGTGH
- a CDS encoding GNAT family N-acetyltransferase, which codes for MIGQVAVRRFPELTVSTPRTEVRRHAPPDAEAVSVIFGDRLTQRWLPLADDSGQIDGLAWCTDLARQRRDSGDGDHFAVVRREDARVVGCLWTKRTDWGARLTEVSYALAPEARGFGLAAESVLALAIVLIMEHGFQRVELRVAPGNVASRRVAEKAGFSYEGLLRNAGYVRGNRTDLELWSFVAADLH
- a CDS encoding SURF1 family protein; translation: MYRFLLTPRWLGYLVLALVAAAVMVQLGNWQLDRYRGRSAINERIDATARMTPVPLRDTLAAPTGAAGTTGTAPADGTVWTRVTVTGRYDAANSIWIRGRAVDRQVGFELVTPLLLTDGTAILVDRGWVPPVASGDATVRPELPPTPAGEVTVVGRVRLSESGAVAPDRRDGRLEMRRIGVPQLARELPYPLYGAYLLLDEQNPAADPVFQSVPVRHENNWQNFGYVVQWWIFAGMTLVAYGWVARREAHRLAGIRRPSGDRADTDDQPGTDGDGPGGGDRAGVPAGSTPV
- a CDS encoding transglycosylase domain-containing protein, which translates into the protein MSFRPLASAHRCVPLLRAGLIAGIIVAAVAYPIVAAAGIGAQSGAEFSKHKADLLRTSMPAETSYVYAADGTLLTMFYEEYRQYTKLSQIAPSMQQAMVAAEDNRFYQHRGVDPKGVARAFVANSTSGGVSQGASTITMQYVRMALRDSATTPQEVQDATAQTSLRKIREMRLALDVEKEMSKEDILERYLNSAYFGHRAYGIYAAAQIFFSKKPKELTPVESATLAGLVKSPSEYDPVTSDQKDAVGRRNYVLERMGQLGYLSPDEATRLRTEPLRIDQSDPRNDCASIPDKYNTLGFACDYLKNWWSSQPAFGENRLERIDKLRRGGYRIVLSIDPKIQEAAEKNVGAKDGTGSPFANGVVVSEPGTGRVKAMAVNRKYSLDTDDNPSTSNPEADPKMKANYPNTVAPLLGGGSLAGYQAGSTFKMFPMLAALDAGMPLSTSFNAPHKYRSEVYDGWSPSNASGAMSGTQTMWSGFGKSVNTYFVWLEEKVGADRAVRLAEQLGLRWRTDVDRAQASPEKAKKWGAFTLGVSDATPLELANAYAAIAADGRYCEAIPVLSITTRDGTPATYRTPSGLEREVAKPRCRQVVSADAARAATDAARCPTGDTPARGSCGGWSTADSVRGTVGRPVAGKTGTTDSTRAAWFVGYTPELAAASFIADPDNPFNAVGDGQSQTPIAAVANTLKDALKDAPKRDFTPPSDHLVG
- a CDS encoding ATP-dependent DNA ligase, which gives rise to MRFLDLAATSAAVSATSGRRAKVELLAEALRALDPVEVPAGAGWLAGELRQRQTGVGWASLRELPPPAAEPTLTVAGVDAAIDEIAAVHGPGSQARRRALVGALFAAATAAEQRMLVGLFSGELRQGAQAGLLADAVARAADVPLSAVRRALLVAGDLRAVAVAALDGGAAALAGFGLRVGRPLAPMLAQSAPTVGEALVATGTPAVVDVKLDGIRIQVHRSGSDIAVFTRSLDDITARVPEVVAAVRALPARELVLDGEAIGLDATGRPLPFQETSSRAARRATAGTTGRSTVAPAVLAAAASTSATVLTPYFFDLLHLDGEDLIDAPGRERWAALAGTVDAGLLVGRVEVEDPDAATEAFTAALAAGQEGVVVKAPDATYDAGRRGAAWVKVKPRHTLDLVVLAAEWGSGRRRGWLSNLHLGARDPATGGFVMLGKTFKGLTDELLRWQTERFLSLAVERGEHVVRVRPEQVVEIAFDGVQTSPRYPGGVALRFARVLRYRDDKSAAEADTIDAVRALHPGYAPG